From the genome of Ziziphus jujuba cultivar Dongzao chromosome 6, ASM3175591v1, one region includes:
- the LOC107430355 gene encoding phospho-2-dehydro-3-deoxyheptonate aldolase 2, chloroplastic, giving the protein MAILCSASLTTPRGTRTLFLHGTTPPLNSLQPHLLPFSNNPRPTVLPISASFSSFSPLSVYSPLSGSDLGLTDWTLESWKSKKAHQLPEYPDPEELRDVLDTLQRFPPIVFAGEARRLEEWLGKAAKGEAFLLQGGDCAESFKEFNADNIRDTFRVFLQMAITLIYGAQMPVIKVGRMAGQFAKPRSQPFEVRDGVSLPSYRGDNINSDAFDEKSRTPDPQRLKRAYLQSVGTLNLLRAFATGGYAAMQRVSQWNLDFVKHSEQGDRYMELAQRVDEAIGFLEAAGVTSNNPIMNAIEFWISHECLHLPYEQALTREDSTTGHYYDCSAHMLWVGERTRQLDGAHVEFLRGVANPLGIKVSDKMDPRELVKLCEILNPNNRPGRLTVITRMGAENMRIKLPHLIRAVRQAGLIVTWVCDPMHGNTITAPSGLKTRPFDAIRAELRAFFDVHDQEGSYPGGVHLEMTGQNVTECVGGSKTVTFDDLNSRYHTHCDPRLNASQSLELAFLIADRLRKDRLKKSGADFQIYSGSAA; this is encoded by the exons ATGGCTATACTGTGCTCTGCCAGTCTCACCACTCCAAGAGGAACAAGAACCTTGTTTCTTCATGGTACCACTCCACCGCTCAACTCTCTCCAACCCCATTTGCTTCCTTTCTCTAACAACCCCAGACCCACCGTCCTCCCCATATCtgcttctttctcttctttttctccaTTGTCAGTGTATTCTCCATTATCTGGCTCCGATTTGGGTCTCACAGACTGGACATTGGAGTCATGGAAATCCAAGAAGGCACATCAGCTCCCGGAGTATCCGGACCCAGAAGAGCTCCGGGATGTGCTGGACACCCTTCAGAGATTTCCACCTATCGTCTTCGCAGGTGAAGCCCGGAGGCTTGAGGAATGGCTTGGCAAGGCTGCCAAGGGAGAGGCTTTTCTGCTCCAAGGCGGGGATTGCGCTGAGAGCTTTAAGGAGTTTAATGCCGATAACATCAGGGACACCTTCAGAGTCTTCTTGCAGATGGCCATTACTCTGATTTATGGTGCCCAAATGCCTGTCATCAag GTAGGAAGAATGGCAGGTCAATTTGCGAAACCTAGATCTCAACCATTTGAGGTTAGAGATGGTGTGAGTCTTCCTAGTTATCGGGGAGACAATATTAACAGTGATGCTTTTGATGAGAAATCTAGAACACCTGATCCTCAACGGTTGAAGAGAGCATACCTCCAATCTGTTGGCACACTTAATCTCCTTAGAGCATTTGCCACTGGTGGATATGCTGCCATGCAACGAGTGTCACAGTGGAATCTTGACTTTGTGAAGCATAGTGAGCAAGGAGACAG GTACATGGAACTTGCACAAAGAGTTGATGAAGCTATTGGATTTCTTGAAGCAGCTGGTGTCACTAGCAACAATCCAATAATGAATGCTATTGAGTTTTGGATATCTCATGAGTGCCTTCATTTGCCATATGAGCAAGCTTTGACTAGGGAGGACTCAACAACTGGCCATTATTATGATTGTTCTGCGCACATGCTTTGGGTGGGTGAGAGGACTCGGCAGTTGGATGGagctcatgttgaatttcttcgTGGTGTAGCCAATCCTCTTGGCATTAAG GTGAGTGATAAGATGGACCCAAGGGAGCTTGTAAAATTGTGTGAAATTCTTAATCCCAACAACAGACCTGGGAGATTGACAGTAATTACCCGAATGGGGGCAGAAAATATGAGGATAAAGCTCCCTCATTTAATCAGAGCTGTAAGACAGGCTGGGTTAATTGTAACGTGGGTATGTGATCCCATGCATGGGAACACAATAACAGCTCCATCGGGACTCAAGACACGGCCTTTTGATGCGATTAGG GCTGAGTTGAGGGCATTCTTTGATGTCCATGACCAAGAAGGAAGCTATCCAGGAGGAGTTCATTTGGAAATGACCGGGCAGAATGTGACAGAATGTGTAGGAGGGTCAAAGACTGTTACTTTCGATGATTTGAACTCTCGTTATCACACACATTGTGACCCCAGGTTGAATGCATCACAGTCACTAGAGCTTGCCTTTCTGATAGCAGATAGGTTGAGGAAAGACAGGTTAAAGAAGTCTGGTGCTGACTTTCAGATTTACAGTGGTTCTGCAGCGTAG
- the LOC107430336 gene encoding pentatricopeptide repeat-containing protein At2g33680, with translation MLLPPESRSFFTQLLECTKQKKLHKGKALHAQIIKTSLFSCIYIANSLVNLYAKCGNLFKAKLVFENIHQKDVVSWNCLINAYSQQGPSWSSLVMELFQRMRAENTLPNAHTFAGVFTASSNISDILGGQQTHTLAIKTDCFDDVFVGSSLLNMYCKRGLVSDARNVFDRMPDRNSVSWATMISGYAMQRLANEAFGLFELMRQEEEECDSEFVFTSVLSALTLPEYVDGGKQIHGVAVKNGLVSFIAVGNALVTMYARCGSLGDALQTFKFTNDRNSITWSAMVTGFSQSGDFQKALKLFSTMHFSGITPSEFTFVGIINACSDLGAVDEGKQMHGYSLKLGFESQIYIMTALVDMYAKCGNTIDARKGFDYLKEPDIVLWTSMIGGYVQNGENEEALSLYCRMQGEGIMPNELTMASILKACSSLAALEQGKQIHACSIKCGFGLEVPVGSALSNMYAKCGSLEDGNLVFRRMPTRDIVSWNAMISGLSQNGHGIEALVLFEEMQLECTKPDHVTFVNVLSACSHMGLVDRGWGYFNMMFNDFGLVPKVEHYACMVDVLSRAGKLNEAKDLIESATMDHGMCLWRILLGGCRNYKNYELGAYAGEKLMELGSQESSAYVLLSSIYTALGRKEDVERVRRLMKLRGVSKEPGCSWIELKSQVHVFVVGDEMHPQIGDIRVEIAKDSVK, from the exons ATGCTTTTACCGCCTGAGTCTCGCTCGTTCTTTACACAACTCTTGGAGTGTACAAAACAGAAGAAGCTCCATAAAGGTAAAGCATTGCACGCGCAGATAATCAAAACCAGTTTGTTTTCCTGTATATACATCGCCAACAGCCTCGTCAACCTCTACGCCAAATGCGGAAACTTGTTCAAAGCCAAGCTGGTTTTCGAAAACATTCACCAAAAAGACGTCGTATCATGGAACTGCCTCATTAATGCCTACTCTCAGCAGGGTCCTTCTTGGTCCTCTCTCGTCATGGAGCTTTTCCAGCGGATGAGAGCGGAGAACACCTTGCCTAATGCCCACACTTTTGCTGGCGTTTTCACTGCTTCTTCCAATATCTCTGATATTTTGGGTGGTCAGCAAACTCATACGTTAGCAATTAAAACTGATTGTTTTGATGATGTCTTTGTTGGAAGTTCGCTTCTTAATATGTACTGTAAAAGAGGTCTTGTATCCGATGCTCGTAACGTGTTCGATAGAATGCCGGATAGGAATTCGGTTTCTTGGGCTACCATGATTTCTGGGTATGCAATGCAACGGCTGGCTAATGAGGCTTTTGGGCTTTTTGAATTAATGCGTCAAGAGGAGGAGGAGTGTGATAGTGAGTTTGTTTTTACCAGTGTTCTTAGTGCATTGACGCTTCCTGAGTATGTTGATGGGGGAAAACAAATCCATGGTGTGGCAGTTAAAAACGGGTTGGTTTCTTTTATAGCTGTTGGGAATGCTCTTGTTACCATGTATGCAAGATGTGGAAGTTTAGGTGATGCGCTTCAAACATttaaatttacgaatgataggAACTCCATCACATGGTCTGCGATGGTCACTGGATTTTCACAAAGTGGGGATTTTCAAAAGGCTTTGAAATTGTTTTCCACCATGCATTTCTCTGGGATAACTCCCAGCGAGTTTACTTTCGTTGGTATAATCAATGCTTGTAGCGATCTTGGTGCAGTTGATGAAGGTAAACAGATGCATGGGTATTCGCTGAAGTTGGGATTTGAATCGCAGATATATATAATGACAGCTTTAGTTGACATGTATGCCAAATGTGGTAACACTATTGATGCTCGTAAAGGATTTGATTATCTAAAAGAACCTGATATTGTTCTGTGGACTTCTATGATTGGAGGGTACGTTCAAAACGGGGAGAATGAAGAAGCTTTGAGTTTGTATTGTAGAATGCAGGGTGAGGGAATTATGCCCAATGAGCTAACCATGGCTAGCATCCTAAAAGCATGTTCAAGCCTTGCTGCTTTGGAACAAGGAAAACAGATCCATGCCTGCTCCATTAAGTGTGGATTTGGTCTTGAAGTTCCAGTTGGAAGTGCACTTTCTAACATGTATGCAAAGTGTGGGAGTTTGGAAGATGGGAACCTGGTCTTTAGGAGAATGCCCACAAGGGATATAGTTTCTTGGAACGCAATGATATCTGGCCTTTCTCAGAATGGGCATGGAATTGAGGCTTTAGTCCTCTTTGAGGAGATGCAATTAGAGTGTACAAAACCAGATCATGTCACATTTGTGAACGTTCTCTCTGCTTGCAGCCACATGGGATTGGTGGATAGAGGTTGGGGTTATTTCAACATGATGTTTAATGACTTTGGCTTAGTACCGAAAGTAGAGCATTATGCTTGCATGGTTGATGTCCTGAGCCGTGCTGGAAAGCTGAATGAAGCCAAAGACTTAATAGAATCAGCAACAATGGATCATGGCATGTGTTTATGGCGTATTTTGTTAGGTGGTTGTCGAAACTACAAGAATTATGAACTGGGGGCCTATGCCGGAGAAAAGCTAATGGAGTTAGGGTCACAAGAATCATCAGCTTATGTGTTATTGTCAAGTATCTACACTGCCTTGGGTAGGAAAGAAGATGTGGAGCGGGTTAGGAGGCTGATGAAACTTCGAGGTGTCAGCAAAGAGCCAGGATGTAGCTGGATTGAGTTGAAGAGTCAGGTTCATGTGTTTGTTGTTGGAGATGAGATGCATCCACAGATTGGGGATATACGTGTTGAG ATAGCCAAAGACAGTGTAAAGTAA
- the LOC107430348 gene encoding wall-associated receptor kinase 3, whose translation MEKQNMSREGNQTRVLLWLMLMFVHTWTSESSTTTAITSAARSKIGCFPIYSDHDNRRGSSQTSLSSTSKHLKMLEISLGSSSSAKNDSSCSVDLIEDDHNLSAAGYNVERRMINVSIDASSVGDPKVVLQWLSKATHEHLYYFNGNNHSRCYTNGSRGYHCECEQGYAGNPYSPQGCLDIDECKETETFPCYGICENTPGSYKCSCPPGMLGDAKVYCKRQQNIATTLKIIGLVILILIVIVFMIILLKKWIKERNFKKNGGAMLKNQIKIYKEYDLMKATGNYKHPLGKGAFGSVFKGVLPNGTQIAVKKPNGLIPRGANQKQIDQQFQREICVISQVNHKNVVKLLGLCLESTFPMLVYEFVSNGTVFEHIHNNRSCLFKSWKTCLRIAEETASALNYLHSLADPPIIHRDVKSMNILLDCKLTAKVSDFGTSVLIPPDKSGVPTTVQGTFGYLDPEYLVTRILTAKSDVYSFGIVLIELLTGWNPEPNGDPERNVVRQFVSLVETDALFQNLNILPVDEGEEEQIKIVAKLAIKCLNSNRSERPKMKDVVE comes from the exons ATGGAAAAGCAAAATATGAGCAGAGAAGGAAATCAAACTCGGGTCCTGCTATGGCTGATGTTGATGTTTGTGCATACATGGACATCAGAGAGCAGTACTACTACTGCTATTACTTCAGCAGCACGGTCAAAAATTGGATGTTTTCCTATATACTCTGACCATGACAACCGTAGAGGCTCTTCCCAGACCTCATTGTCTTCGACGTCTAAGCACCTGAAGATGTTAGAAATAAGTCTTGGAAGTAGCAGCAGTGCAAAGAATGATTCATCATGCAGTGTCGATTTAATAGAAGATGATCATAATCTGTCTGCAGCAGGTTATAATGTTGAGAGGAGAATGATAAATGTTTCCATTGACGCAAGCTCAGTTGGTGATCCAAAGGTGGTGCTTCAATGGCTGTCCAAAGCAACTCATGAACATCTGTACTACTTCAATGGCAATAATCACAGTAGATGCTACACCAATGGCAGCCGTGGATATCACTGCGAATGTGAGCAAGGATATGCTGGAAATCCCTATTCCCCACAAGGATGCCTtg ATATCGATGAGTGCAAGGAAACAGAAACGTTTCCTTGTTATGGTATTTGCGAAAACACTCCAGGAAGCTACAAATGCAGCTGCCCACCAGGTATGCTTGGGGATGCCAAAGTCTACTGTAAAAGACAACAGAACATTGCTACCACCCTCAAAA TTATTGGACTGGTGAttcttattttgattgtaattgTGTTCATGATCATTCTGCTCAAGAAGTGGATAAAAGAGAGGAACTTCAAGAAAAATGGGGGTGCAATGTTGAAGAACCAGATCAAAATTTACAAAGAGTATGATCTAATGAAAGCAACTGGGAATTATAAGCATCCTCTAGGAAAAGGTGCATTTGGTTCAGTTTTCAAAGGGGTGTTACCAAATGGTACTCAAATTGCTGTCAAGAAGCCTAATGGTCTAATCCCAAGAGGGGCAAACCAGAAACAAATAGACCAGCAGTTTCAAAGAGAAATCTGTGTTATCTCACAGGTGAATCATAAGAATGTTGTCAAGCTGCTGGGGTTATGTCTGGAGAGCACGTTTCCAATGCTCGTGTATGAATTTGTTTCGAATGGAACAGTTTTCGAACACATCCATAACAACAGGTCATGTTTATTCAAGTCATGGAAAACTTGTCTGAGGATAGCTGAAGAAACAGCATCTGCACTAAACTATTTACATTCTTTGGCAGACCCACCAATCATTCACAGAGATGTCAAGTCCATGAACATATTGTTGGACTGTAAACTTACAGCAAAAGTGTCCGATTTTGGAACTTCAGTTCTTATTCCCCCAGATAAATCCGGTGTTCCAACAACGGTTCAAGGAACATTTGGTTACCTTGACCCTGAGTACTTGGTAACAAGAATACTAACCGCAAAGAGCGATGTATACAGTTTTGGAATAGTTCTTATAGAGCTCCTAACCGGATGGAATCCAGAACCAAATGGAGATCCAGAGAGGAACGTTGTTAGGCAATTCGTCTCTCTGGTTGAAACTGATGCTCTATTCCAGAACTTGAATATTTTGCCGgttgatgaaggagaagaagagcAGATAAAAATAGTTGCTAAGCTTGCAATAAAATGTCTGAATAGTAATAGATCAGAAAGGCCAAAAATGAAGGATGTTGTAGAGTAG